The region TTTATTATTTGAATAAAAGTAATTTTTATATTTTTTTTATTGATCATATTTTTCAGACATGATAATTGTTTAATAATATTAATATTTTTTTTTTTTCTATATATTTCAATAATTTGTCCTGTATGATTACAGTTGTATTTTTTGCATATATTAAATATTTCTATAAAGAACTTTATTCCTTTAATATTAATTTTTTTTAGCTCGTTCATATGATATGGAATACACAGATGTAATACAGGATATTGTATAATTAAACTCATTAGTATACGGATATTGTTTAACTTGTAATTATGAGTATAATTTTTTTTTTTTTTTGTATAAAAAATTTGATTTAATCTTATTTCATCTGTAATACCTATTATATTTCCTAATTTTTGTTTTAAAGAAATCTTAATATATGGATCATTAATTTTGTTTATTAAAGGTATCGTTATATGTAATATTTTAGCTTTATCACTTATTGAATACAAGTGCATTTTCTTAAAAATAATTTTAATAAAACAATCTAAAATATTTTTTGCATATTGAATTTTTTTTAAAAAATAATTTTTTCCCTTGCTATGAATAGTACTGTCAGGATCTTCTCCTGGGGAAAGAAATATAAATTTTACACTTTTTTGATGATTTACATAAGGCAATATATTTTTAAAGGTTTTCCAAATTGCTATTTTACCAGCTTTATCTCCATCATAACAATATATTAATTGATCAGTAAATTTAAATAACATACTAATTTGATATTTTGTAATTATAGTACCTAATAATGCTACTACATTATAAATTTTATATTGTGTTAATGAAATAACATCGAAGTATCCTTCAACAATTAAGATATATGGTGGTTTTTTAATTTTATCAATTTTATCAATTCCATATACGTTATGACTTTTATTAAAAATTGTTGTTGTAGGTGAATTAATATATTTTGGTTCATATTGATAGATTGATCGACCGCCAAATCCTATAACTTTTCCAAATTGATTTTTTATCGGAAATATGATTCTATATTGTAATGTATCATATGGAATATTATTTTTTATTTTTAATAATCCTTCTTTTTCTAAAATAGGAATATATTTTTTTTTGTTCGATAGAATATTGTTTAATATACAAAATTTATGATGACAATATCCAATTTGAAATTCATTAATCATTTTAGAATTGATATTTCTTTTTTTTAGATATATTTTTGCCAAATATGAGTGATTGAATTGAATATTTTTGTGATATATATATGATATTTTTTTTAGAACATGATACTGATTAATTTGATTAATATATTCTTTTTGATTAGTAGTTTTTTTTTTGTATTGAGTAATTTTTATTCCTGTGATTTTTGCCAGTGTTTGAATGCTTTCTACAAAAGATATTTTTTCGTATTGCATTAAAAAATCTATTACATTACCGTGTATTTTGCAACCAAAGCAGTAAAAATATTGTTTATGATGATACACTGTAAATGAAGGTTTACTTTCCTGATGAAATGGACAAACAGCGCTATAGTTTTTCCCTGTTTTTTTTATTTCTATTTTTGATTGTATAACTTCTAATATATCTGTTTTTTCTAATATTTCATTTATATATTTTTTTTTTATAAAAATATGCATAATGCTTGATTATTTAATGGAATTACATGACCGTGCTATAAAAAAATTAAGTACGGTCTATTATAAAATTGATATTCTTATATTGTAATATATTAATAAAGTCTTGTGCGACGCGCGTTTTCTCTTAAATTTTTTTTAATTAATCTTTTAATAGCAGAGGCTTTTGCTCTTTTTCTTTGTGTTGTAGGTTTTTCATAAAATTCTCTTCTTCTTATTTCAGATAATACCCCGGATTTTTCACAAGATCTTTTAAATCTTCTTAAAGCTATATCAAATGGTTCATTTTCTCTAATTTTTATAGCTGGCATAATGTTTCCTTTTATTTTTTTTTTGAATTTTATATATGATATAATTATTATATATTATATAAATTGTAATCGTAAATAAAAAAAATTATAACAAAATAGGTTGTATGAAATATATGAGAATTTTAGGAGTAGAAACTTCTTTTGATGATACTGGGGTTGCTATTTATGATAGCAATGATGGGTTATTAATTAATGAAGTTATTCAACAGTGTGATATACATGTTAAATATGGAGGTGTAGTTCCAGAGCTAGCTGCAAGAGAGCATATGAAACAATTATCTCCTTTAATTAAAAATGTTTTAAAGAAAAATGCTTCGTTTTTTAAAAAAATTGATTGTGTTGCATATACTGCTGGTCCTGGCTTACCTGGCTCATTATTGGTTGGTGCTACAATGAGTTGTGCGCTTGCATATTCTTATAATATTCCTTCAATTCCTGTACATCATTTGGAAGGTCATATATTATCTCCGATGTTAGAGGGTCAAATTTTGAATTTTCCCTTTATTGCTTTATTAGTTTCAGGAAAGCATACGCAATTAATTAGAGCATATAGTATTGGTCAATATGAGATTTTAGGCAGTACATTAGATGATGCTGTGGGAGAAGTGTTTGATAAGATTGCAAAATTATTAAATTTGGGTTTTCCGGGAGGGAGGTTACTTTCTGATTTTGCGAGCCATGGTAAATTAGGTTTTTTTAAATTTCCAAAACCAATGAAGTATGATAATAGTTTAAATTTTAGTTTTTCTGGATTAAAAACTTTTACATTGAATTTAATTAAAAAAAATATAGAAAATATACAATCGTTATATAATATTGCATGTGAGTTTGAAAATACTATTTTAGACATATTAGTTTATAAGTCAAAAAAAGCATTACAAAAAACAGGTTATAATAATTTAGTTGTTTCAGGTGGTGTAAGTGCAAATTATAAATTGATTCATGCTTTGCAAAGTATGTTAAAGAAAAATAATAAAAAATTATTTTTTGTAGATCCAAAATTTTGTACTGATAATGCAGCAATGATTGCTTATGTTGGCATGCTTTATTTACGCAATGGTATTTTTCAAAAAAAAAATGATATTTTTGTCCGGTCAAAATGGTTAATTAATGATATATATTAATAGTAATATACTAATTTATCCTTTTTTATTTTTTAAATATGATAACAAGTCATCTATTGTTAATACGGATATTTGATGTATTTGGGCAAATTGAACAATTTCTTTTGTTTTTTTCATACTACCATCTTTATTTGTTAATTCGCAAATGACACTCATTGGACTAAATCCTGCCAAAGTTACTAATTCGATTGATGCCTCTGTATGTCCATTTCTACAAAAAACTCCTCCTTCATGAGCACATAAAGGAAAAACGTGTCCTGGATATTTTAAATCTGATGATTTTGCTGATTGTGGAATAATGGTTTTAATTGTTTGTAATCGATCTTGTGCAGAAACACCAGTGGAAATTCCTTTGGCCGCTTCAATACTAATTGTAAATCCTGTATTGTAAGTACTAGTATTTTTTTTAACCATCATGGGTAAATCTAATTGTTTTCTTTTTTCATTTGTAATACATACACAAACAATACCACTACCATGATGAATGGTAAAAGCCATTTGTTTTACTGTCATTGTTTCACATGAGAAGACTAAGTCTCCTTCGTTTTCTCTATTACGATTATCTATTAATATTATTCCTTTATTTAATTTTAGATCATTAATTGCTGAATTTACTCTATGATTTATATTGCCAAATCTACTTAATAGATCATTTTTCATATTATCCTCTTATTTTAAAATATTTTATTATAATATTTATATTATCTTATTCATATTTATTATTTTTAATTTTTATTTTTTCTTGCCGATATAATGAAAATTTTATATTGTAGATTTATTAAACGGTACTAATGATTTTTTTTGTACCGTTTAAATATATTATCATTTTTGTGTAATTTTCATAATAGGAGTAACTCCAGAAATGACTTTTCCTGAATATTTTTTTATTCTTTGAATTTTTTCAGAGTTTGAAATTATTATAGGAGTAATCACAGATTTTGCATTTTTCTTTAAAAATTTTAAATTATATTCAAGAATTATTTCTCCTACATTGACTTTTTTTTCTTTTTTAATTATTTTTTTAAATCCATTTCCTTTTAAGAAAATCGTATCAATGCCGAAATGAACAAAAATTTCTATTCCTTCTATACTAAGAATAGAAAAAGCATGCATTGTGGGAAAGATTTTTCCAATTGTTCCCGTAATTGGGGCAACAATTCTTTTCCCTGTTGGTTGAATAGCGATTCCATCTCCAACAATTTTTTTTGAAAATACTTCATCTGGAACATTTGTAATGTCTATTATAGATCCAGATATAGGAGCAATAATATCGACAGTTTTTGATACTACAGTTTTTTTTCTGAAAAGTCGGGACAATAAATTCATATTTTATTTTCCAAATAATTATATATTAATTGCATGTTATATTGATAAATTGTTTTTTTTTATTATTTCCATAATTTTGTTAGATGTATTTTGTTTTAATATTTCTGCAGCTAATATTTTAGCTTGATGAAATTCAATACTTCTAATTACTTTTTTTATTTTTGGAATACATGAAGGATGCATACTAAATTCATTTAATCCCATACCAACTAATAGAATTGTTGCTATTTCATTTCCAGCAAGCTCACCACACATACCAGTCCATTTTCCTGCATTTTGTGATACTTGAATGACGTGATGAATTAATTTTAATATTGGAGGGCTCATTGGGTTATATAAGTGTGATATCAATTTATTTCCCCGATCAACAGCCAAAGTATATTGGGTTAAATCATTTGTTCCAATACTAAAAAAATCTACTTCTTGTATTAAATGTTTTGCAATAATTGCAGAAGCAGGTGTTTCTATCATAATGCCGATTTGAATTTTTTCATCGAATAATATCTTTTGTTTTTTTAAAATAAATTTTATTTTTTTAATTTCTTCTTTTAATGTTTGTATTTCTTCAACAGAAATGATCATTGGAAATAATATTTTTAAATTTCCAAATTTTGAAGCTCGCAGAATTGCTTTAATTTGTGTATGTAAAATATTTTTTTTTTTCATTCCGATACGAATAGCTCTCCATCCTAAAAATGGATTTTCCTCTTTTGGAAAATTCATATACGGAATTTCTTTATCTCCACCTATATCCATAGTTCGTATAATTATAGGATGGTTTTTCATTATAGTTGCTGCTTTTTGATATGCAAAAAATTGTTCATCTTCTGATGGTAATTCTGTACGTTCCATAAATAAAAATTCTGTTCTGTATAACCCGATAGATGTAGCTCCGTATTTTTTTGCATTTATAATGTCTTGAATATTACTAACATTAGCGCTAACTTCAAATTGATAGTTATCTTTTGTAATAGCTGGTAATTTTATAAATTTTTTAAGCTGATTTTTTTTTTTTGATAATATTTTTTTTTTTTTTTGAAAAGAATTGATTTTTTCTTGTATAGGATTAATAAAGATACGATTTTTTATTCCGTCTAGTATGATATAATCTCCATTTTTTACTTTTTCTGTAATGTTTCCTGTTCCAACAATAGCAGGTATTTCGAGTGAACGAGCCATGATTGACGTATGTGATGTTTCTCCTCCTAAATTGGTAATAAAACCTTTTATATATTTAAAGTTGATTTGAGCTGTTTCAGACGGAGTTAAATCATTTGCAATTAAAATTACTTCGTTTTGAATTTTTTTTAAGTTGATTGTTTTTATATTTAAAATATTTGTTAATAAACGAGAACTAATATCTTTGATGTCTATTGCTCTATTTTTTAGGTATTCGTTTTTGATTTTTTCAATTTTAGATATTTGTTTTTCAAAAATTAATTTTATTGCATATGCTGCAGTATGGAAATGGTTTTTAATTGAAGAGATAATTTCATGTTCTAGCTCTATGTCTTCAAGAATCATGATATGTCCTTCAAATATTGTTGATTCTTTTTTACTGATTTGTTTTTTTGTTTGGTCTTTTATATTTTTTAATTGTGTGATTGTTTTTTTTTTTGCTTGAAATAATTTTTTTATTTCATGATTGATATTAGAATAAGTAATTTTTTTTTTATTTATAATAATCGGTTCATTTTGTAATAAAAATGCTTTTCCAATAGCAATTCCTGGTGATGCTAAAATTCCTGAAATCATAATGTTACCTTTTTTAAATATAAATATTATGTATTTAAATTTAATATATATATTTTATATGAATAAAATATATTGTCGGTAAAATTATTTTGAAAATGATTTCAGGTGTGTGAGATTATAATATTTATGATAATTGTTTTATCATATTTATTAATTCTTCAACTGCTTTTTTTTCATCTTTTCCATTTGCAGAAATGGTAATTATTGTATTTTGTGATAAATCTAATGTTTGTAATTTAAATAGACTTTTTCCATTTACAGTTTGTTCACATGATGTGACAGTAATATCAGATAGAAATTCTTGAGCAAGTTTTACAAATCTTGCTGCTGGTCGAGTATGAAGACCATTTGTTGAAGTGATTTTTATTTTTTTTTGCAACATATTTTTCCTTGATATTAATAAATAATTAACATATAAAATATTTTAATATATTAGTATATATTAACTATAAATATTACTTTTTATAATATATTACATAAAAATTTTTATGAATATTTTATATTTTTTTTATAATTATTTTAAATTATTTATATTATTTTTTTATTTTTTATTTTATAAATAAGTTAATTTTTAATATTTATTTTTATATCTAAGACAAATTTTAAAATGCAATATATGAAATATACAAAAAAAAATTTTTTTAAATTAAAACTGTTATTACAGTATCATGATTATTTATATTATGTTTTATCTGAACCTGTTATTTCTGATGAAGAATATGATTTTTTATTTCATCAGTTCCAATTATTATATAAAAAATATTTTCAATTTCATGATTATGAAAATATTAATCATAAGAAATTATTAAAAAAAAATATTTTGACTTTTAATACACATATATATCCTATGTTGTCTTTAAATCATTCTTTTAAAATTAACGGATTTATTAATTTTTATAAGAAAATATTCGATTTTTTTTATGATCAAAAAAAGGTTAATTTATTCTGTGAATTGAAATTTGATGGAGTGGCATTAAGTTTATTATATAAAAATGGAAAATTGATTCGTGCATTAACGAGAGGTAATGGGCATGTTGGAGAAGATGTTACATACAATGCTTATTTTATTAATAATATTCCTCACTATCTTGATGGATCATCTGTTCCAGAATTATTAGAAGTTCGTGGTGAAGTTTGTATGTTAAAAAAAGATTTTCATATTTTAAATTTAAATTCTATTAAAAAAAATAAAAAAATTTTTTCCAATGCTCGTAATGCAGCTTCTGGTTCTTTATTGCAAAAAAATTTCTTAGTTACTAAAAAAAGAAATTTATATTTTTTTTGTTATGATTGTATAATAATTTCAGGAAAAAATTTTTTTGAATTACATTCTGAGCAATTGCAGATGTTATGTGAATTTGGTTTTGTTATTAGTCCATATATCTTTTCTTCTTCTGATATTAATAAAATTATTCGTTTTTATTATTTAATGGAGAAAATAAGAAATTTTGTTTCTTTTGATTTTGATGGTATTGTAGTAAAAGTAGACTCAATAAATTTAAGAGAAAAAATTGGTTATACTAATGCATTTCCAAAATGGGCATTAGCTATTAAATTTTTCTCTAAAACGGCACATTCAAAGTTATTAAATGTACGTTTTTTAGTTGGTCGGACAGGAGTTATTACTCCTGTAGCTGATATTTTTCCTACATTATTATATGGTTCGATTATTAAAAAATCTTCTTTATATAATGTGAACGAAATTAAAAAGTTGGATTTATACATAAATGATACTGTTGTTATTAGTAAAATAGGAGATGTCATTCCAAAAATAATATCTGTAATATATTCAAATAGATCATTAAATACTGTTAGTAAAATTTGTATTCCAAAAAATTGTCCTTCATGTCATTCATTGTTACATACTGATAATAATACTGTTTTACAATGTTTGGCCGGTATAAATTGTTTAGAACAACGCAAAAAGATAATAAAACATTTTTTTTCAAAAGACGGTTTATATGTCAGAGGATTTAGTATTGGTATAATAGAAAAATTAGTTAATTTTCGTTTTATTAAAACGCCATTAGATTGTTTAACTATAAATTTTTTAGATTTACATAAATTAAAGTATTTTGGGAAGAAATTAGTTTGGAATATTGCTCAAGAAATAAATAAATGTAAATTTACTACTTTAAATAGATTAATTTATGCTTTGAATATTCCAGATATTGGGAAAGAAAGCTCTATTTTAATTGCTAATTATTTTGTTTCATTAAAAAATTTTTTAAATTGTACATTTCAAGAATTAATGAATATTAAAAATATTGGATTTGCTAGTGCAAATAGTATATTTGAATTTCTAAGACATAAAAGTAATTTAAAAAATATTTATCAATTATGTAATAAAGGGGGAATTACTTTATTATATGATAATAAAATCATGAAAAGGAATTATAATTCTTTTTTTTTGAATAAAAATTTTTCTATTACTGGGAAATTTAAGAATTTTTCTAGAGAAATGCTGGTAAATAAAATTCAATTTAATGGAGGATTCTTTTTTAGTCATATATCTAAAAAAATTCATTATTTAATTTGTGGAAGGAATCCGGGAAAGAAATTTATACAGGCTAAAAATAAAAAAATTATAATTATATTAGAAGATGAGATAAAAAAAATTTTATATAAATGATATTTTTTTTGGGTCGTGCAGGATTTGAACCTGCGACCAATTGATTAAAAGTCAACTGCTCTACCAACTGAGCTAACGACCCGAATAATATTTATGGGTAATGACGGATTCGAACCGCCGACTTCCTCCGTGTAAAGGAGGCGCTCTACCAACTGAGCTAATCACCCTTTAAATAATAATCTATTACTTATTATAATGATCAAAAAAAACTAGTCAATGTTTTTATAAATATTATTGTCTTATTTTACAATTTATAATATTTTATTTTATATTTTATATATTATATAAGTTTTATTATTATTGTTTTTGCAGGATAAAAATTATGCAAGTAAAAACACGTTTTGCTCCAAGTTCTACTGGTTATTTACATATAGGGAGTGTTAGAACAGCATTATACTCTTGGTTGTTCGCAAAACATTATGGTGGATCATTTGTTTTACGTATTGAAGATACTGATATGCATCGTTCAAAAAATATTTTTGTAAAAGATATTTTAAAAACATTAAAGTGGTTGGGGATTTTATGGGATGAAGGACCATTTTTTCAAAGTGAACGATTATCTTTATATAATGATAAAATTACTGAGTTATTAGATTTAGGATATGCTTATCGTTGTTATTGTTCTGTAGAAAGGTTAAAAAATATACGTTTAGAACAAATTAAAAATGGGGAAAAACCTTGTTATGATCGTAAATGT is a window of Buchnera aphidicola (Shivaphis celti) DNA encoding:
- the tsaD gene encoding tRNA (adenosine(37)-N6)-threonylcarbamoyltransferase complex transferase subunit TsaD, translating into MRILGVETSFDDTGVAIYDSNDGLLINEVIQQCDIHVKYGGVVPELAAREHMKQLSPLIKNVLKKNASFFKKIDCVAYTAGPGLPGSLLVGATMSCALAYSYNIPSIPVHHLEGHILSPMLEGQILNFPFIALLVSGKHTQLIRAYSIGQYEILGSTLDDAVGEVFDKIAKLLNLGFPGGRLLSDFASHGKLGFFKFPKPMKYDNSLNFSFSGLKTFTLNLIKKNIENIQSLYNIACEFENTILDILVYKSKKALQKTGYNNLVVSGGVSANYKLIHALQSMLKKNNKKLFFVDPKFCTDNAAMIAYVGMLYLRNGIFQKKNDIFVRSKWLINDIY
- the ptsI gene encoding phosphoenolpyruvate-protein phosphotransferase PtsI, with the protein product MISGILASPGIAIGKAFLLQNEPIIINKKKITYSNINHEIKKLFQAKKKTITQLKNIKDQTKKQISKKESTIFEGHIMILEDIELEHEIISSIKNHFHTAAYAIKLIFEKQISKIEKIKNEYLKNRAIDIKDISSRLLTNILNIKTINLKKIQNEVILIANDLTPSETAQINFKYIKGFITNLGGETSHTSIMARSLEIPAIVGTGNITEKVKNGDYIILDGIKNRIFINPIQEKINSFQKKKKILSKKKNQLKKFIKLPAITKDNYQFEVSANVSNIQDIINAKKYGATSIGLYRTEFLFMERTELPSEDEQFFAYQKAATIMKNHPIIIRTMDIGGDKEIPYMNFPKEENPFLGWRAIRIGMKKKNILHTQIKAILRASKFGNLKILFPMIISVEEIQTLKEEIKKIKFILKKQKILFDEKIQIGIMIETPASAIIAKHLIQEVDFFSIGTNDLTQYTLAVDRGNKLISHLYNPMSPPILKLIHHVIQVSQNAGKWTGMCGELAGNEIATILLVGMGLNEFSMHPSCIPKIKKVIRSIEFHQAKILAAEILKQNTSNKIMEIIKKNNLSI
- the dnaG gene encoding DNA primase, producing the protein MHIFIKKKYINEILEKTDILEVIQSKIEIKKTGKNYSAVCPFHQESKPSFTVYHHKQYFYCFGCKIHGNVIDFLMQYEKISFVESIQTLAKITGIKITQYKKKTTNQKEYINQINQYHVLKKISYIYHKNIQFNHSYLAKIYLKKRNINSKMINEFQIGYCHHKFCILNNILSNKKKYIPILEKEGLLKIKNNIPYDTLQYRIIFPIKNQFGKVIGFGGRSIYQYEPKYINSPTTTIFNKSHNVYGIDKIDKIKKPPYILIVEGYFDVISLTQYKIYNVVALLGTIITKYQISMLFKFTDQLIYCYDGDKAGKIAIWKTFKNILPYVNHQKSVKFIFLSPGEDPDSTIHSKGKNYFLKKIQYAKNILDCFIKIIFKKMHLYSISDKAKILHITIPLINKINDPYIKISLKQKLGNIIGITDEIRLNQIFYTKKKKNYTHNYKLNNIRILMSLIIQYPVLHLCIPYHMNELKKINIKGIKFFIEIFNICKKYNCNHTGQIIEIYRKKKNINIIKQLSCLKNMINKKNIKITFIQIIKKIYHTTLIKKYNKLIIKDRLKKINKTEKNILWLINKTIAKNK
- the ribB gene encoding 3,4-dihydroxy-2-butanone-4-phosphate synthase, translated to MKNDLLSRFGNINHRVNSAINDLKLNKGIILIDNRNRENEGDLVFSCETMTVKQMAFTIHHGSGIVCVCITNEKRKQLDLPMMVKKNTSTYNTGFTISIEAAKGISTGVSAQDRLQTIKTIIPQSAKSSDLKYPGHVFPLCAHEGGVFCRNGHTEASIELVTLAGFSPMSVICELTNKDGSMKKTKEIVQFAQIHQISVLTIDDLLSYLKNKKG
- a CDS encoding HPr family phosphocarrier protein, with the translated sequence MLQKKIKITSTNGLHTRPAARFVKLAQEFLSDITVTSCEQTVNGKSLFKLQTLDLSQNTIITISANGKDEKKAVEELINMIKQLS
- the crr gene encoding PTS glucose transporter subunit IIA: MNLLSRLFRKKTVVSKTVDIIAPISGSIIDITNVPDEVFSKKIVGDGIAIQPTGKRIVAPITGTIGKIFPTMHAFSILSIEGIEIFVHFGIDTIFLKGNGFKKIIKKEKKVNVGEIILEYNLKFLKKNAKSVITPIIISNSEKIQRIKKYSGKVISGVTPIMKITQK
- the ligA gene encoding NAD-dependent DNA ligase LigA; translated protein: MKYTKKNFFKLKLLLQYHDYLYYVLSEPVISDEEYDFLFHQFQLLYKKYFQFHDYENINHKKLLKKNILTFNTHIYPMLSLNHSFKINGFINFYKKIFDFFYDQKKVNLFCELKFDGVALSLLYKNGKLIRALTRGNGHVGEDVTYNAYFINNIPHYLDGSSVPELLEVRGEVCMLKKDFHILNLNSIKKNKKIFSNARNAASGSLLQKNFLVTKKRNLYFFCYDCIIISGKNFFELHSEQLQMLCEFGFVISPYIFSSSDINKIIRFYYLMEKIRNFVSFDFDGIVVKVDSINLREKIGYTNAFPKWALAIKFFSKTAHSKLLNVRFLVGRTGVITPVADIFPTLLYGSIIKKSSLYNVNEIKKLDLYINDTVVISKIGDVIPKIISVIYSNRSLNTVSKICIPKNCPSCHSLLHTDNNTVLQCLAGINCLEQRKKIIKHFFSKDGLYVRGFSIGIIEKLVNFRFIKTPLDCLTINFLDLHKLKYFGKKLVWNIAQEINKCKFTTLNRLIYALNIPDIGKESSILIANYFVSLKNFLNCTFQELMNIKNIGFASANSIFEFLRHKSNLKNIYQLCNKGGITLLYDNKIMKRNYNSFFLNKNFSITGKFKNFSREMLVNKIQFNGGFFFSHISKKIHYLICGRNPGKKFIQAKNKKIIIILEDEIKKILYK
- the rpsU gene encoding 30S ribosomal protein S21, which codes for MPAIKIRENEPFDIALRRFKRSCEKSGVLSEIRRREFYEKPTTQRKRAKASAIKRLIKKNLRENARRTRLY